DNA from Terriglobus tenax:
TTGATGCGCGGCACGCCACGCTTGCCTTCAAGCGACTCCATCAGCGCGGACTCTTCGCCCACCTCGTACGCACCGGCTCCGGTCTGCGTCACGATGTCGAAGTCCACCCCCTCTTTGCCGAAGATGTTCTTCCCCAGGAAACCCTTGGCATACGCATCCGCAACAGCCTTTTCGACCACCTTCAGCAGGTAGCGATACTCACCGCGCAGGTAGATGAAGCCCATCTTCGCGCCAATCGCCAGACCGGCGATCATCGTGCCTTCAATCACCGCATGCGGATCATGCAGGAAGATCACGTGATCCTTGCAGGTACCGGGCTCAGACTCATCGCCATTCACCAGGACATACTTCGGCTTCTCGCTCACCTTCGGCACGAAGCTCCACTTCATGCCGGTAGGGAAGCCAGCGCCGCCGCGTCCGCGAAGGCCCGAGGCCTTCATTTCGTTGATTACCCACTCGGGGCCGCTCTCGATGGCCTTCTGCACGGCCTTATAGCCGTCCAGCTCCAGGTATTTCTCAATGTCGGCAGCGCCCGCGCCAAAGCGGCGGGAGATGATCTTGACCTCATCCGGATGCGAAACCAGGGTAGGCATTACTTCACGTCCTTTCCGCGTCCGGCGGCATAATCCGCCAGGATTTCGTCCACCTTCACGGTCGTCAGGTTCTCGTGGAAGTCGTAATTCACCTGCATCGCAGGTGCCCAGCAGCAGGCGCCAATGCACTCAACCTCTTCGAGGGAGAACAGCTTGTCTGCCGTCACTTCCTTGTGGCCAATACCAAGCTTCGCCTTGCAGTGGTCCAGAATCTCGTAGCCCCCGCGCAGCATGCAGCTGATGTTGGTACACACCTGCACGTTGTACTTGCCCGCCGGCTTGGTGCGCAGCATGGAGTAGTAGCTCAGCACGCCGCGTACATCCAGGTCGAACAAGTCCAGCCGCGCGGCAATCTCATGCACCACGGCGTCAGAGACATAGCCGACCTCGTCCTGTGCATACAGCAGCATGGGAATCAGCGCCGAGCGCTTCACAGGGTACAGCGTCACCAGCTTGTCAAAGCGGGCAGCCGTTTCAGGCGAAAAGATCGAGTTGGCAATCGCACTCATTGGGAAACCAGAACTCCAGCAGAACCATTTGCGGCGGAACGTATCTCATTGGTTCCGCTTTTCGTCAGGGCACGGCTTCAGCCGTGCCATAAAGCCCTACCCACAGGCGGCTTCAGCCGCTGAGGTACAAAACTCTTCGCGAAACCCTAGGATACCGCGAACATCTCACGCGCCAGACGCTCCGCCGCGTGATCCATCTCTTCCGTTACATCCGCGTATTGCACCGTGCCATCTTCCTGCAGGGCAAAGTGCAACGCGCCACAATCATCCCGCTGCATATCGCTGGCGGTAAACCGAAGCCAGCGGTCATTCACGCGGATCGTAATCACCTCCGGGCCAACCTCCACCACGGCATGGTGCTTACTGTTCAACCCGTGAGCAGCGCAATACGTACGCAACATCGAAGCCCACGAGGTCCAAAGTTCGGTATGGAGCCGCTCATCCACTATGTGTTTCTAAAGAGATATTGCAGTCTTCTTCTGATAAATCAGAGTTATAGAGGTGGTCGATAAGGACATCCTGAACATCGCTCAGATTCTTGCAGTTAGCCAGGCAGCCAACTCCTGTGAAAACGAAGCTATTGTAATCATTAAATTTTGGAGTGAAGCCGCCCAGGATCACACTTGCATAGAAGGCATGATGCTTGGTTGTTTTAAGAGTGACCCAACCGACAGGATCATTCATTTTCAACTCAATTGCTGCCGTCCCATTTGTAAACCGAACCGTTCGAATTCCATCTTCTTTGACGTCAACGCCATACTGCCCACCTAGCTCCGGTGTTTGCCCTGTGTATGACTCAAGGTGCCCACTGAATCGCTTAGTGTGGTTTAGCAGCAAATCGTAGAGCTTGTTGAACCAATCTCTGGCTTCATGGAAGCGTTGATTCTGAAAGTAGAAGAAAGAATCGTCAATATTCATCGGTCAATCTCCCCCAGCACAATATCGATCGACCCAATCACCGCCACCACATCGGCCAGCAGACGTCCCTTGCACATCGTCTCCAGCGCCTGCAGCGTTGCAAACGACGGGTTCCGCATATGCACACGGAAGGGCTTTGCCGTTCCGTCCGACACCACAAAGTAGCCCATCTCGCCACGCGGCGACTCAACGCCCTGGTAGACCTGGCCCGCAGGAACGGCAAAGCCCTCGGTCACGATTTTGAAGTGATGGATCAGGCTCTCCATCTGCGTCTTCATCTGCTCGCGGTCAGGCAATACGATCTTCGGAGCGTCGGCGGTGATGCGTCCCTCAGGCAAACCTTCCAGCGCCTGCTGGCAGATCTTCACCGACTCGTACATCTCCTTCATGCGGACTTCATACCGAGCCCACACATCGCCCACCGTCGACACCGGTACCTCGAACTTGAACTTCTCGTAGCCCGAGTAGGGCATGTCGCGGCGCAGATCCCAATCCACACCCGAAGCACGCAGCGGCGGCCCGGTCACACCCAGCGCAATCGCGTCCTCCGGAGACAGGTAACCGACGCCCTTCAGGCGTCCCATCCAGATCGGGTTTCCGGTCAGCAGATTCTCATACTGCGCAATCCGGTCCGGCATGATCTTCAGGAAGTTCCGCACCCGCTCATAAAAGTCGATCGGCGGCTCCATGCTCAACCCGCCAATGCGGAAGTAGCTGGTCATCATGCGTTGACCGGCCACCATCTCAAAGATGCGGAGAATCTCTTCGCGCTCGCGGAAGCAGTACAGGAACACAGTCAGCGCGCCGATATCCATGGCGTGCGTTCCCAGCCACACCAGGTGGCTGTTCAAACGGGTCAGCTCATTCAACAGAACGCGCAGATACTGCGCACGCTCCGGAATCTCAAGCTGCAGCAGCTTCTCCACCGCCAGGCAGTAGGTCAGGTTGTTCGTCATCGGACACAGGTAGTCGATACGGTCCGTCAGCGGAACCACCTGCTGATAGAACTTCGCCTCGCAGGTCTTCTCGATACCCGTGTGCAGGTAGCCAATGTCAGGAGCGCAGGCGACCACCGACTCGCCATCAATCTCCAGCACCACGCGCAACACGCCATGCGTCGACGGATGCTGCGGTCCCATGTTCAGCACCATCGTCTGGTCCTGCGCCGGGTCCACATTGCCGTGCAGCTTGCTGTCGGCAATGATGTCTTCCACGCCCGGGTTGATCAGGTCTTCTACTGAGGTCGACATTAGCGATAACCCTCCACCGGGTAGTCCTTGCGAAGAGGATGCCCCTCCCAGTTATCGGGCATCATGATGCGGCGCATGTTCGGATGTCCGCCAAAGTGCACGCCGAACAGGTCAAAGACCTCGCGCTCATAAAAGTTCGCCGAAGGCCACACGTCCGTAATCGAATCCAGTGCCAGGTCTTCCGACCCCAGCGGAGCCACCAGGCGGACACGCTCCTTCAGCCCGTGCGACAGAATGTGATACGTCACATGCAGCCGCGGCTCGCTCGGATACCAGTCCACGCAGGTCACATCTTCCAGAAAGTTGTATCCGGCAGCCTGTACCGCTTTGGCCGCCTCCACAATCTGTTCCTTCGGAACGGTGATGGTCAGCTCATTCAGAGCGAACGTCGCATCGCTCAGCAGGGAAGCAAGCGCTATCACAGCCGGATTCGCCGCCATCTGCTCCAGAACTTCCGCCTTGCCCAGGGTAATCGCAGCCACTAGAGGTCTCCCTTATCGTTGGCCCAGTCCAGGATGCCCTTCTTCCATACATAGAAGAGACCCACGGCCACAAAGCCGATGTAGACCAGCATCTCGTTGAATCCAAAGAAGCGCGATCCGGTCAGTGACGGCAGCTGCTTATAGATCACTGCCCATGGCAACATAAATACGGCTTCCACGTCGAACAGGATGAACAGCATCGCGACCATGTAAAAGCGCACGGAAAAACGCCCGCGGGCGTCGCCCACCGGCTCCATGCCGCACTCATAGGTCGAGAGCTTCACCTTGGTCCGGCGATGCTTGCCAAGGATGTAGCTGGCCAGAACCATTCCGCCCGCAAGTCCAAGGGCAACAATGATTTGCAGCGCAAGCGGAAGATAGTTCCAGATATACGGAATCGGCATCGTTCGTTGTCGGCTTTCACCTTGAGGTTAAGTTCGCGGTGTAACGGTGTCAAGGAAGGTGACCGATTACAGGACCTTTTGCTAACCTATCTTTCTATCAATAATTTAGGACTTATTTGGTCGGCATTCATATCGGGGCCGACTGAAAGTGGCTGTCCTGCCGCTGCCTTTGTTTTTCTTGTTGTCATCCCGACCGGATCTCTAAGCTGTGTGTGCCGTCGCTTATCGCAACAGCCCCGCGTACCAGTGGATTAACATCGGACCGGCCATCGCCGCCAGCATTCCGCCCACTGCCAGGAAGCTTCCGTACGGCAGCTCGGTCAGCCGGTCAGCCTTCCCCCGCGCCATCTGGAAGATGGCATAGACCGTTGCTGCAATCGTCCCCACAAATAGAGCCAGCACCGCCGGCCACCAGCCCAGGAAGGCGGCAATCATCCCCAGCAGCTTCACATCTCCCATGCCCATGCCATCGCGCTTACGCAGGGCCTTGTAGCTCCAGTGGAAGACCAGTAGAAGCAGCATCGCACCGAAGATGGCTGCAACCCGGCTCAGCACCACCGCCTCCGGCCCGGTAATAAACAGATCTCCGGTGCTTCGCCCCGCACCGGCAGAATTCAGATTGACCTTGCGGTGCAGGTGGATCTCACCCTCGCCCGGCGCCAGGTACATGGCATGCACGCAGATCAGCACGAACCCCAGCACCATGCCGCCAATTGTGAAGCTGTCCGGCAGGGTGTGCGTCTGCCAGTCCATCACCATCAGGCCAATCAGCAGGTAACCCACCATCAGTACAGCCAGGTCCTGCAGCACCAGGCTGGTCTGCATCTGGTAGGGGTTGCAGAAGTCGCAGGTAAAGTTCCAGTCACGCCACAGGATCGAAGCCGATCGCAGAAACCACAGGGCCGTCGCCAGCTCCACCGCTGGATAGCGCCATGAAATCGCCGCCTTGCAGTCCCGGCAGCGTGCACGCAAAAGCATCCAGCTCAGCAGGGGAATATTGTCATACCAACGCACGGTCTTGCCGCAGCTCAGGCACCTGGAACGCCCGCCAATCACGGACTCCCCCTTAGGCAGTCGTGCAATGCAGACATTCAAAAAGCTGCCCATCAGCAGCCCAATCACAAACGAACAGACCAGAATCAGCGTCGAGAGTTCCACCCTCGCAGTATAGGCCGCACAGGCATCTGTCCTCCTATGCCGGCAACCGTTGCAGTGTCCGAAGATACACTCAATCTATGCGTCTTCTGCTGAACCTGGTCCGGATCCTCCTGCTCACCTGCGGCTCCATCACGACACTGGCGGGAGTAGGCCTCGGCATTTATCAGGGCTGGTTCCTGCTTCACGCAGAGACGACAAGCGGTGTCATCCTGTCCGTCCGGAATGGACATCCGCGCATTCTCTTCGCCACCAAGCAGAGCCGCCAGTTCGAGGTCACCTCGGCCAAGCCTGTCCCCGGCGTTCACCAGGGACAGGCCGTGCAGATTGCTTACCGGGTCGACAACCCCACAGACGCACATATCACCTCCGGAACTCCAGGCTGGGTGTACGCCTTTATCCTGGCCGGCAGCGGAGTGGTCATCACCTATCTGGGCCTGATGGCGGAACACGCCTACCGGAAACGGACAGACTGAGCGGAAATAACAGGATCGCGCCATCCAGGCATGCCGGGCTTCCTCTCAAAAGAGAGCCGGAGCGCGTAGCGCAGAGTGGAGAGACCTGTATTTGGGCTTAGTTTCCTGTATGTCTACGCCTGCTTTTTGCCTAGAACTCCACATGCGCCCGCACGCTCGGCACAATCACCGGTCCGCGGTCCTGATTGTACCCAGGATGCGCAATGTAACTCGCACCCAGAGACATCGTCAGGCCGCGTGCTGCATGAGCGTTGTAATAGGCTTCCACGATGTCTTCCCGCGC
Protein-coding regions in this window:
- a CDS encoding DUF3592 domain-containing protein → MRLLLNLVRILLLTCGSITTLAGVGLGIYQGWFLLHAETTSGVILSVRNGHPRILFATKQSRQFEVTSAKPVPGVHQGQAVQIAYRVDNPTDAHITSGTPGWVYAFILAGSGVVITYLGLMAEHAYRKRTD
- a CDS encoding transcriptional regulator — protein: MLRTYCAAHGLNSKHHAVVEVGPEVITIRVNDRWLRFTASDMQRDDCGALHFALQEDGTVQYADVTEEMDHAAERLAREMFAVS
- a CDS encoding NADH-quinone oxidoreductase subunit A encodes the protein MPIPYIWNYLPLALQIIVALGLAGGMVLASYILGKHRRTKVKLSTYECGMEPVGDARGRFSVRFYMVAMLFILFDVEAVFMLPWAVIYKQLPSLTGSRFFGFNEMLVYIGFVAVGLFYVWKKGILDWANDKGDL
- a CDS encoding NADH-quinone oxidoreductase subunit C yields the protein MAAITLGKAEVLEQMAANPAVIALASLLSDATFALNELTITVPKEQIVEAAKAVQAAGYNFLEDVTCVDWYPSEPRLHVTYHILSHGLKERVRLVAPLGSEDLALDSITDVWPSANFYEREVFDLFGVHFGGHPNMRRIMMPDNWEGHPLRKDYPVEGYR
- a CDS encoding prepilin peptidase, with the protein product MELSTLILVCSFVIGLLMGSFLNVCIARLPKGESVIGGRSRCLSCGKTVRWYDNIPLLSWMLLRARCRDCKAAISWRYPAVELATALWFLRSASILWRDWNFTCDFCNPYQMQTSLVLQDLAVLMVGYLLIGLMVMDWQTHTLPDSFTIGGMVLGFVLICVHAMYLAPGEGEIHLHRKVNLNSAGAGRSTGDLFITGPEAVVLSRVAAIFGAMLLLLVFHWSYKALRKRDGMGMGDVKLLGMIAAFLGWWPAVLALFVGTIAATVYAIFQMARGKADRLTELPYGSFLAVGGMLAAMAGPMLIHWYAGLLR
- a CDS encoding NADH-quinone oxidoreductase subunit NuoE family protein — translated: MSAIANSIFSPETAARFDKLVTLYPVKRSALIPMLLYAQDEVGYVSDAVVHEIAARLDLFDLDVRGVLSYYSMLRTKPAGKYNVQVCTNISCMLRGGYEILDHCKAKLGIGHKEVTADKLFSLEEVECIGACCWAPAMQVNYDFHENLTTVKVDEILADYAAGRGKDVK
- the nuoD gene encoding NADH dehydrogenase (quinone) subunit D, with translation MSTSVEDLINPGVEDIIADSKLHGNVDPAQDQTMVLNMGPQHPSTHGVLRVVLEIDGESVVACAPDIGYLHTGIEKTCEAKFYQQVVPLTDRIDYLCPMTNNLTYCLAVEKLLQLEIPERAQYLRVLLNELTRLNSHLVWLGTHAMDIGALTVFLYCFREREEILRIFEMVAGQRMMTSYFRIGGLSMEPPIDFYERVRNFLKIMPDRIAQYENLLTGNPIWMGRLKGVGYLSPEDAIALGVTGPPLRASGVDWDLRRDMPYSGYEKFKFEVPVSTVGDVWARYEVRMKEMYESVKICQQALEGLPEGRITADAPKIVLPDREQMKTQMESLIHHFKIVTEGFAVPAGQVYQGVESPRGEMGYFVVSDGTAKPFRVHMRNPSFATLQALETMCKGRLLADVVAVIGSIDIVLGEIDR